One Choloepus didactylus isolate mChoDid1 chromosome 8, mChoDid1.pri, whole genome shotgun sequence DNA window includes the following coding sequences:
- the SOCS2 gene encoding LOW QUALITY PROTEIN: suppressor of cytokine signaling 2 (The sequence of the model RefSeq protein was modified relative to this genomic sequence to represent the inferred CDS: deleted 5 bases in 5 codons), whose product MTLRCLEPSRNGAEGTRSEWGTAGSAEEPSPEAARLAKALRELGQTGWYWGSMTVNEAKEKLKEAPEGTFLIRDSSHSDYLLTISVKTSAGPTNLRIEYQDGKFRLDSIICVKSKLKQFDSVVHLIDYYVQMCKDKRTGPEAPRNGTVHLYLTKPLYTAAPSLQHLCRITHYKCTGTIWGLPLPTRLKDYLEEYKFQV is encoded by the exons ATGACCCTGCGGTGCCTCGAGCCCTCCAGGAATGGCGCGGAAGGGACGCGGAGCGAGTGGGGGACCGCGGGGTCGGCGGAAGAACCGTCCCCGGAGGCGGCGCGCCTAGCGAAGGCCCTGCGGGAGCTCGGTCAAACAG GATGGTACTGG GGAAGTATGACTGTTAATGAagccaaagaaaaattaaaagaggcaCCAGAAGGAACCTTCTTAATTAGAGACAGT TCGCATTCAGACTACCTATTAACAATATCTGTTAAAACATCGGCTGGACCAACTAATCTGCGAATTGAATACCAAGATGGGAAATTCAGATTGGACTCTATCATATGCGTCAAGTCCAAGCTCAAACAGTTTGACAGCGTGGTTCATCTGATAGACTACTATGTTCAGATGTGCAAGGATAAGCGGACTGGCCCGGAAGCCCCCCGGAATGGCACCGTTCACCTTTATCTGACCAAACCACTCTACACAGCAGCA CCCAGTCTGCAGCATCTGTGTAGAATCACA CATTACAAATGTACCGGTACCATCTGG GGACTGCCTTTACCCACAAGACTAAAAGATTACTTAGAAGAATATAAATTCCAGGTATAA